Proteins found in one Arthrobacter sp. U41 genomic segment:
- a CDS encoding DegV family protein: MPHRDPAGWLWLKERLIPLRQARRPEAVPAVRTAIVTDSAAALPADWVRAFSADGRLTVVPMPVMVGAEIYGEGEDDIADTIAVALASGTPVKTSRPSPGQFEQAYLAAQRRGFEAVVSVHISGELSGTADSARLAAARVGIPVEVLDSRTVGMAQGMGVQSAVVAAADGRTAAEVSESTEEQLARTKVYFYVPSLEQLRRGGRIGAAASVWGTMFSIKPILAVEDGRVVPLEKVRSAAKAIARLKEIAVADAASRPAGQARLAVHHFGNPAEAEQLAAELTESVPGSPPVQISALPAVLAAHAGLGVLAVIVGESGAPAAPKAPSSS; encoded by the coding sequence GTGCCCCACCGCGACCCCGCGGGGTGGCTGTGGCTGAAGGAGCGCCTCATCCCGCTCCGTCAGGCCCGCCGGCCCGAAGCTGTCCCCGCTGTTCGCACGGCCATCGTCACGGATTCGGCCGCTGCATTGCCGGCCGATTGGGTCCGTGCCTTCTCAGCCGACGGGCGGCTGACCGTGGTACCGATGCCCGTGATGGTGGGTGCGGAAATCTACGGCGAAGGCGAGGATGACATCGCCGATACGATCGCCGTGGCCCTTGCGAGCGGCACACCGGTCAAGACGTCGCGTCCTTCGCCCGGGCAGTTCGAGCAGGCTTATCTGGCGGCGCAGAGGCGTGGTTTCGAGGCCGTTGTGTCCGTCCACATTTCGGGCGAACTGTCCGGGACTGCGGACTCGGCCCGGCTCGCCGCCGCGCGCGTGGGCATTCCCGTGGAGGTCCTGGACTCCCGCACCGTCGGCATGGCGCAGGGGATGGGTGTCCAGAGCGCCGTTGTCGCCGCGGCGGACGGCAGGACCGCGGCGGAAGTGAGCGAATCCACGGAAGAACAGCTGGCCCGCACCAAGGTGTACTTCTACGTGCCGAGCCTCGAACAGCTGCGCCGCGGCGGACGGATCGGCGCCGCGGCCTCGGTCTGGGGGACCATGTTTTCGATCAAACCCATCCTCGCGGTAGAGGACGGGCGGGTGGTTCCGCTGGAAAAGGTCCGGTCGGCTGCGAAGGCCATCGCGCGGCTCAAGGAGATCGCTGTGGCCGACGCCGCCAGCCGGCCCGCGGGCCAGGCCCGGCTCGCCGTCCACCATTTCGGCAACCCGGCGGAGGCCGAACAGCTCGCCGCGGAACTGACGGAATCGGTGCCCGGCTCTCCGCCCGTTCAGATCAGTGCGCTGCCGGCCGTGCTGGCTGCCCATGCCGGACTGGGTGTGCTGGCGGTGATCGTGGGGGAGAGCGGCGCCCCCGCGGCCCCGAAGGCTCCCTCCTCGTCCTAG
- the leuS gene encoding leucine--tRNA ligase, whose translation MSVQPETETGTAGVGTDGPEEGAYSFAAMEARWPQVWEDLKVFAPVDDGSRERRYVLDMFPYPSGDLHMGHAEAFAMGDVVARYLRQQGYDVLHPIGWDSFGLPAENAAIKRNAHPSEWTYANIETQAASFKRYAISADWSRRIHTSDPEYYRWTQWLFKRFHERGLAYRKNSPVNWCPTDQTVLANEQVVNGACERCGTPVTKKSLNQWYFKITDYADRLLDDMDELRGHWPERVLAMQKNWIGRSEGAHVNFVIEADGGKPAKDVTVFTTRPDTLYGATFFVVAADAPIAVELVTEEHAAALDAYREQVKALSEIERQSTEREKTGVFTGRYAINPLNGEKLPVWAADYVLADYGTGAIMAVPAHDQRDLDFARTFDLPVRAVLDTGEEDPAVSGTATSGEGTLINSGALDALPKAEAIPAAIEILQQQGTGEKFVNFRLRDWLLSRQRFWGTPIPIIHCPACGEVPVPDDQLPVTLPADLRGEDLSPKGTSPLAAVESWVNVACPNCSGPAKRDTDTMDTFVDSSWYFLRFVSPQYTEGPFDPQKINDWMPVGQYVGGVEHAILHLLYARFFTKVIHDLGMIDADEPFSALLNQGQVLNGGKAMSKSLGNGVDLSEQLDKYGVDAVRLTMIFASPPEDDVDWADVSPSGSAKFLARAWRLGQDVTSAPGVDYAAGDRALRTVTHRTIADAEALLDHNKFNVVVAKLMELVNATRKTIDAVSGAGGADPAVREAVETVAVILSLFAPYTAEDLWNVLGHPASVANAGWPKHDPALLVQDTVTAVVQVQGKVRDRLEVSPEIGEDELRELALASENVQRALDGRGIRTVIVRAPKLVNIVPA comes from the coding sequence GTGAGCGTTCAGCCGGAGACAGAAACCGGAACAGCAGGAGTCGGGACGGACGGCCCTGAGGAAGGTGCCTACAGCTTTGCGGCAATGGAAGCCCGGTGGCCGCAGGTCTGGGAGGACCTGAAGGTCTTCGCACCTGTCGATGACGGTTCCAGGGAACGCCGCTACGTTCTGGACATGTTCCCGTACCCGTCCGGTGACCTGCACATGGGGCACGCCGAAGCGTTCGCCATGGGCGACGTCGTCGCCCGCTACCTGCGCCAGCAGGGCTACGACGTGTTGCACCCGATCGGCTGGGATTCCTTCGGCCTGCCGGCGGAGAACGCCGCCATCAAGCGCAACGCCCACCCCAGCGAGTGGACCTACGCCAACATCGAGACCCAGGCGGCGTCCTTCAAGCGCTACGCCATCTCCGCCGACTGGTCCCGCCGGATCCACACCTCCGACCCGGAATACTATCGCTGGACCCAGTGGCTCTTTAAGCGTTTCCATGAGCGCGGGCTGGCCTACCGCAAGAATTCCCCAGTCAACTGGTGCCCCACGGACCAGACAGTGCTGGCCAATGAACAGGTCGTCAACGGTGCCTGTGAGCGCTGCGGCACCCCGGTCACCAAAAAGTCCCTGAACCAGTGGTATTTCAAGATCACCGACTATGCCGACCGGCTGCTCGATGACATGGACGAACTGCGTGGCCACTGGCCAGAACGCGTCCTGGCCATGCAGAAGAACTGGATCGGCCGGTCCGAGGGCGCGCACGTCAACTTCGTGATCGAGGCCGACGGCGGCAAGCCCGCCAAGGACGTCACGGTGTTCACCACCCGCCCGGACACCCTGTACGGCGCGACGTTCTTCGTCGTCGCCGCGGACGCGCCGATCGCCGTCGAGCTGGTCACGGAGGAGCACGCTGCGGCCCTGGACGCGTACCGCGAACAGGTCAAGGCGCTCAGCGAAATCGAACGCCAGTCCACCGAGCGCGAGAAAACCGGCGTTTTCACCGGCCGCTACGCCATCAACCCGCTCAACGGCGAGAAGCTGCCCGTCTGGGCCGCCGACTACGTGCTGGCGGACTACGGCACCGGCGCCATCATGGCCGTCCCGGCCCACGACCAGCGCGACCTCGACTTCGCCCGCACCTTCGACCTGCCGGTCCGGGCCGTGCTGGACACGGGCGAGGAAGATCCCGCAGTCAGCGGCACCGCGACCTCCGGCGAGGGAACCCTGATCAACTCCGGCGCCCTGGACGCACTGCCCAAGGCAGAAGCCATCCCGGCCGCCATCGAAATTCTGCAGCAGCAGGGCACGGGCGAGAAGTTCGTGAACTTCCGCCTGCGGGACTGGCTGCTCAGCCGGCAGCGATTCTGGGGCACCCCGATCCCGATCATCCACTGCCCCGCCTGCGGGGAAGTCCCGGTCCCGGACGACCAGCTCCCCGTCACGCTGCCGGCCGACCTGCGCGGCGAAGACCTGTCCCCGAAGGGCACGTCGCCGCTGGCCGCCGTCGAAAGCTGGGTCAACGTCGCGTGCCCGAACTGCAGCGGCCCGGCCAAGCGGGACACGGACACCATGGACACCTTCGTGGATTCCTCGTGGTACTTCCTGCGCTTCGTCTCCCCGCAGTACACCGAGGGCCCGTTCGATCCGCAGAAGATCAACGACTGGATGCCGGTGGGCCAGTATGTGGGAGGCGTGGAGCACGCCATCCTGCACCTGCTCTACGCACGGTTCTTCACCAAGGTCATCCACGATCTGGGCATGATCGACGCCGACGAGCCGTTCAGCGCGCTGCTGAACCAGGGGCAGGTGCTCAACGGCGGCAAAGCCATGAGCAAGTCGCTGGGCAACGGCGTGGACCTCAGCGAACAGCTGGACAAGTACGGCGTCGACGCCGTCAGGCTCACGATGATCTTCGCGTCCCCGCCGGAGGACGACGTCGACTGGGCGGACGTTTCACCGTCGGGCTCCGCGAAGTTCCTGGCCCGCGCCTGGCGCCTGGGCCAGGACGTCACAAGCGCTCCCGGCGTCGACTACGCCGCCGGGGACCGGGCCCTTCGCACCGTCACTCACCGCACCATCGCCGACGCGGAAGCGCTGCTGGACCACAACAAGTTCAATGTGGTCGTGGCCAAGCTCATGGAACTGGTCAACGCGACCCGCAAGACTATTGACGCAGTCAGCGGAGCGGGCGGCGCCGATCCGGCCGTCCGTGAAGCCGTAGAGACCGTCGCCGTCATCCTGAGCCTCTTCGCGCCGTACACGGCAGAAGACCTCTGGAACGTGCTGGGACATCCCGCCTCGGTGGCCAACGCCGGCTGGCCGAAGCACGACCCGGCCCTTCTCGTGCAGGACACCGTGACCGCCGTCGTCCAGGTCCAGGGCAAGGTCCGGGACCGCCTGGAAGTCTCGCCAGAGATCGGCGAGGACGAACTGCGGGAACTGGCCCTGGCCTCGGAAAACGTCCAGCGTGCCCTCGACGGCCGCGGGATCCGTACGGTGATCGTCCGGGCGCCTAAACTGGTCAACATCGTCCCGGCCTGA
- a CDS encoding efflux RND transporter permease subunit: MFGWITRFSLHFRILVLALAGGLVAFGVVNVPRIAVDTLPEFAPAHVEIQTEALGLSAVEVEQLITSPMEADLLNGVAWLDEIRSKSVPGLSSIELVFEPGTDLLRARQLVAERMTQAHALPNVSSPPLIMQPMSSTSRVLMVRLNSRQLSGIEMSVLARWKIKPRLVGIPGVANVSIWGQREQQLQVEVTPTQLRDRGITLEQIIKTAGNAVWVSPLSFLEASTPGTGGFVESPSQRLGIQHVLPIRTPADLAKVSVEDAPQPMLLGDIANVKEDHQPLIGDAVVGQDAGLMLVVEKFPGTSTVDVTRDVEAALQDMGPGLTGITVDTNVFRPATAVQDTVDGLGVALLLSLLIAVALFWLLFRSWRVAVIALIALTVTVMTAAVVLYSQNATLNITVLVGILLGVSVIVGDVVEDVQAQRRRPLTTVATATEATLRPRITDSARGIRTPLFHASLIMVVALIPTLFVPGVGGSFFHPLFWSLALALAAGLLVGLSVTPVLAQMLLPRESVRRAESAAAGRARARYNQVLDGARSRRTLSLVAVAVIGTLGLAAGSQLVANRPVVPTLPDRTLLVQWDTMAGTSTDEVRRVASKASEELRALPGVSGVGGHIGRAITSDQVVGNNSAELWVSMAADADFSETEQAVRDVVQGYPGISNNVTNYSQQEVGDMRNSLEPRFAVRVYGTDMPVLREKAEDVRKALQKIDGVQNPTINAAAMNPIVEVEVNLEAAQRVGIKPGDARRAAATLMQGVIVGNMFEQQKVFEVVVRGAVNVRDDLTSIRELLLDTPDGGHVQLGEIAAVRMVPNEVVIQHDATSRRIDIVADITERPLADVQRDIEAAIKQVQFPLEYHAEIPAKYSELRAADTLVLWLGAAALVGILLLLQTAVRSWKLALAVFVALPAALSGSFLAAWLGAASISWLSLTAVAAVLAVTARNAVLLSARADELWRAAPQTPRTEAVLSAARERVAPVLNAALITVTVLIPPALLGGSVGQALVAPMLLIVVGGLITATLVALLVFPLLALWFGPRTAPEEWSEVYEAEVPVQPVMQEKVETK, translated from the coding sequence ATGTTCGGCTGGATAACCCGCTTCAGTTTGCACTTCCGTATCCTTGTTCTGGCCCTCGCCGGCGGACTGGTTGCCTTCGGCGTCGTGAACGTTCCCCGCATCGCTGTGGATACCCTGCCGGAGTTCGCACCGGCGCATGTTGAGATCCAGACCGAAGCCCTGGGCCTGTCCGCTGTTGAGGTGGAACAGCTCATCACTTCCCCGATGGAGGCCGACCTCCTCAACGGGGTGGCCTGGCTGGACGAGATCCGGTCCAAATCCGTACCGGGGCTCTCGTCGATTGAACTGGTCTTTGAGCCGGGCACCGACCTGCTCCGTGCACGGCAGTTGGTGGCGGAACGGATGACCCAGGCCCACGCCCTGCCGAACGTTTCGTCCCCGCCGCTGATCATGCAGCCGATGTCCTCCACCAGCCGCGTGCTGATGGTCCGGTTGAATTCCAGGCAACTCTCCGGCATTGAGATGTCCGTCCTGGCCCGCTGGAAGATCAAACCGCGTCTGGTCGGCATTCCCGGGGTAGCGAACGTGTCCATTTGGGGCCAGCGTGAACAGCAGCTTCAGGTCGAGGTCACTCCCACCCAGCTGCGCGACCGGGGCATCACCCTGGAACAAATCATCAAGACCGCAGGCAATGCGGTCTGGGTCTCCCCCTTGAGCTTCCTTGAGGCGTCCACTCCGGGCACCGGCGGTTTCGTGGAGTCCCCCAGCCAGCGATTGGGCATCCAGCACGTCCTTCCCATCCGCACCCCGGCGGATCTGGCCAAGGTCAGTGTGGAGGACGCGCCCCAGCCGATGTTGCTGGGCGATATAGCAAACGTCAAGGAAGACCATCAGCCGCTGATCGGCGACGCAGTCGTTGGCCAGGATGCAGGCCTGATGCTGGTGGTTGAAAAATTCCCGGGAACCAGCACGGTGGATGTGACCCGCGATGTCGAGGCAGCCCTGCAGGACATGGGTCCCGGGCTCACCGGCATCACCGTCGACACCAACGTGTTCCGTCCCGCCACTGCCGTTCAGGACACCGTGGACGGTCTCGGTGTGGCGCTGCTGCTCAGCCTTCTGATTGCGGTTGCGCTTTTCTGGCTGCTTTTCCGCTCCTGGCGCGTCGCTGTGATCGCACTGATAGCCCTCACAGTGACGGTCATGACGGCGGCCGTGGTGCTGTACTCCCAAAACGCGACGCTGAACATCACGGTGCTCGTCGGCATTCTGCTCGGCGTTTCCGTGATCGTCGGTGACGTTGTGGAGGATGTCCAGGCACAGCGCCGCCGGCCCCTGACCACGGTGGCAACTGCAACGGAGGCAACCCTGAGGCCCCGCATCACGGACTCGGCCCGGGGCATCCGCACTCCGCTCTTCCACGCCTCACTCATCATGGTCGTCGCCCTCATCCCGACGCTGTTTGTACCCGGTGTCGGCGGCTCCTTTTTCCATCCGCTCTTCTGGTCGCTGGCGCTTGCCCTCGCAGCGGGGCTCCTGGTCGGCCTCTCCGTGACGCCGGTGCTGGCACAGATGCTGCTGCCCCGCGAATCGGTGCGCCGGGCCGAGTCCGCGGCCGCCGGCCGTGCCCGGGCCCGCTACAACCAGGTCCTGGATGGTGCCCGTTCACGCCGCACCCTCAGCCTGGTGGCCGTTGCCGTCATCGGCACCCTGGGCCTCGCCGCCGGATCCCAGCTGGTGGCCAACCGGCCCGTCGTCCCGACGCTTCCGGACCGGACGCTGCTGGTGCAATGGGACACCATGGCCGGTACGTCCACCGACGAAGTCCGCCGGGTCGCTTCGAAGGCCTCGGAGGAGCTGCGGGCACTGCCGGGCGTGAGCGGGGTGGGTGGCCACATCGGCCGCGCCATCACCTCGGACCAGGTAGTCGGAAACAATTCCGCCGAGCTCTGGGTGTCCATGGCTGCAGACGCCGATTTCAGCGAAACTGAGCAAGCGGTACGGGACGTAGTCCAGGGTTACCCGGGTATCTCCAATAACGTCACGAACTACTCACAGCAGGAAGTCGGCGACATGCGCAACAGCCTGGAGCCGCGTTTCGCGGTGCGCGTCTATGGCACCGATATGCCGGTCCTGCGCGAAAAAGCCGAAGACGTCCGGAAGGCGCTGCAAAAGATCGATGGCGTGCAGAACCCGACGATCAACGCAGCGGCGATGAACCCGATCGTGGAAGTCGAAGTCAATCTCGAGGCAGCCCAGCGCGTCGGCATTAAGCCCGGTGACGCCCGGCGGGCCGCCGCGACCCTGATGCAGGGTGTCATCGTCGGCAACATGTTCGAACAACAGAAGGTGTTCGAAGTCGTGGTCCGTGGTGCGGTGAACGTCCGGGATGACCTCACCAGCATCCGGGAACTGCTCCTGGACACCCCCGACGGCGGACACGTCCAGCTCGGCGAGATCGCCGCGGTCCGGATGGTTCCCAACGAAGTGGTCATCCAGCACGACGCCACCTCCCGGCGGATCGACATCGTGGCCGACATCACCGAACGGCCCCTGGCCGACGTCCAGCGCGATATCGAAGCAGCAATAAAGCAGGTTCAGTTCCCGCTTGAGTACCACGCCGAAATCCCCGCCAAATACAGCGAGCTGCGCGCAGCTGACACTCTGGTGCTGTGGCTTGGAGCAGCAGCCCTGGTGGGAATTTTGCTTTTGCTCCAGACCGCGGTGCGGAGCTGGAAGCTTGCGCTCGCTGTCTTCGTTGCCCTGCCGGCGGCGCTGTCAGGTTCGTTCCTCGCCGCGTGGTTGGGTGCGGCCTCGATCTCCTGGCTTTCACTCACTGCCGTTGCTGCGGTGCTGGCCGTCACAGCCCGCAACGCGGTGCTGCTCTCAGCCCGGGCAGACGAGCTGTGGCGGGCAGCGCCGCAAACGCCCCGCACCGAAGCGGTGCTGTCCGCGGCCCGTGAGCGGGTGGCGCCAGTCCTCAACGCGGCCCTGATCACCGTCACGGTCCTGATACCGCCGGCTCTGCTTGGCGGCAGCGTCGGCCAGGCCCTGGTCGCCCCGATGCTGCTGATCGTGGTTGGCGGCCTCATCACCGCGACGCTGGTGGCGCTGCTGGTGTTCCCCCTCCTGGCCCTCTGGTTCGGTCCCCGGACCGCCCCGGAAGAGTGGTCGGAAGTTTACGAAGCGGAAGTCCCCGTTCAGCCCGTCATGCAGGAAAAGGTGGAAACAAAATGA
- a CDS encoding efflux RND transporter permease subunit — MRRIVAASLRFRSIIIALAAAMMVVGGGQLSSASVDVFPEFAPPKVEVQTACLGLTAAEVEELVSVPLEEAFNGIDGLDHMRSKSVPQLSSIVMEFKNGTDLLTARQLVSERMATVIPTLPTWAAPPLMLQPLSSTSRVMKIGLSSDTRSLIEMSMVSYWNVRAHLLRVPGVANVAIWGERLQMLQVQVDPNKLAAHNVSLETVMTSTGDALDAGLLQYSPGALIGTGGALDTPSQALGIRHVQPITSPEELAKVAVEDREGQTPLRLSDVANVVEDHQQLIGDAVINGGPGLMLIVEKLPWGNTLEVTRGVEEAMKQLEPGLTGITVDTAIFRPATFIEESLGNLGVALLFGTLLVILVLSVFLFQWRTALVSVTAIPLSLMAAALVLYWTGGTINTMVLAGLVIAVGVVVDDAIIDVENIVRRLRQHRAGGGTESTARVVVNASLEVRGPIVYATLIIVAATVPIFFLDGLTGAFFRPLATSYTLAVMASMLVALTVTPAMAYIFLRNAKLEDRDPPVVRVLKRWYAKALRPLVLRPVPGYLALGALGVIGIVAAPLLGQSLLPSFKERDFLMHWLTQPGTSNSEEVRVSQLACKELMTIPGVNNCGAHTGQAFNADEVVGVYFGENWISVDPAVPYDETLAAVQEVVDGYPGIVRDVQTYLKERIREVLTGTGYAVVIRVYGDDLDTLRKEADKLKTILGGIEGAVGAKVALQAKIPQINVEVNLEAANRYGLKPGDVRRAAATLVAGEEVGDIYRDGKAYDVQVWSAPETRTSVTSIENLPLDTPGGQKIRLADVATISVKPTPNVIERSEGSRRIDVSANVKEGDLARVVQKLESEMKSVEFPVGYEAVVLGEYAERQAASQRLLLYAVGAVIVVFLLLQAAFRSWRLAILTILTLPVALVGGIIAAHLSGGILSLGSLVGFLTLMGIAARNGILLINHCQHLEKYEGMPFGRVLVLRGAAERLSPILMTTLATALALVPLVVMGNIPGHEIEHPMAVVILGGLVTSTLVNLFIVPSLYLRFAKKGPARQRGPRQPEPVAAV; from the coding sequence ATGCGCCGGATAGTCGCAGCCAGCCTCCGGTTCAGATCGATCATCATTGCCCTCGCCGCGGCGATGATGGTTGTCGGCGGCGGGCAACTCAGCAGTGCCTCGGTGGACGTTTTCCCCGAGTTCGCCCCGCCTAAAGTCGAGGTGCAGACTGCCTGCCTGGGACTCACCGCAGCAGAGGTCGAGGAACTGGTTTCTGTTCCGCTGGAGGAGGCCTTCAACGGCATCGACGGCCTCGACCATATGAGGTCAAAGTCGGTCCCGCAGCTGTCCTCAATCGTGATGGAATTCAAGAACGGCACGGATCTGCTGACCGCCAGGCAACTGGTGTCAGAGCGGATGGCAACCGTTATACCGACCCTCCCCACCTGGGCCGCGCCGCCGCTGATGCTGCAACCACTGTCCTCGACCAGCCGGGTCATGAAGATCGGCCTGTCCTCGGACACACGGTCCCTGATCGAAATGTCCATGGTCTCCTACTGGAACGTCAGGGCCCATCTGCTCCGCGTTCCCGGAGTGGCCAACGTGGCGATCTGGGGCGAACGCCTCCAGATGCTTCAGGTCCAGGTTGATCCCAACAAGCTGGCGGCCCACAACGTTTCGCTGGAAACGGTGATGACCTCCACCGGTGACGCACTCGACGCGGGGCTGCTGCAGTACTCCCCCGGCGCGCTCATCGGCACCGGCGGAGCTCTCGATACCCCCAGCCAGGCCTTGGGCATCCGGCACGTCCAGCCCATCACGTCCCCTGAGGAACTGGCGAAGGTCGCGGTCGAGGACCGGGAGGGCCAGACGCCGCTCCGGCTCTCTGACGTTGCCAATGTCGTGGAAGACCACCAGCAGCTCATCGGCGACGCGGTCATCAACGGCGGTCCGGGCCTGATGCTGATCGTCGAGAAGCTTCCATGGGGCAACACGCTGGAAGTCACACGCGGCGTCGAGGAAGCGATGAAGCAACTCGAACCCGGCCTCACCGGGATCACCGTGGACACCGCGATCTTCCGGCCTGCGACCTTCATTGAGGAATCCCTGGGCAACCTCGGCGTTGCGCTCTTGTTTGGAACCCTCCTGGTGATCCTGGTCCTGAGCGTGTTCCTCTTCCAGTGGCGGACCGCACTGGTCAGTGTGACAGCGATCCCGCTGTCCCTGATGGCCGCGGCCCTGGTGTTGTACTGGACCGGGGGCACGATAAATACCATGGTGCTGGCGGGCTTGGTGATTGCCGTCGGGGTGGTGGTGGACGACGCCATCATCGACGTCGAAAACATCGTCCGGCGGCTCCGCCAGCACCGGGCCGGCGGCGGTACCGAAAGCACCGCCAGGGTGGTGGTCAACGCCTCGCTCGAGGTCCGGGGACCGATCGTTTACGCCACCTTGATTATCGTGGCCGCCACGGTGCCGATCTTCTTCCTGGACGGGCTGACGGGGGCGTTCTTCAGGCCGCTGGCCACCTCGTACACTCTGGCGGTCATGGCCTCCATGCTGGTGGCTCTGACCGTCACACCGGCAATGGCGTACATCTTCCTTCGCAACGCCAAACTGGAGGATCGCGACCCGCCGGTCGTCAGGGTGCTCAAGCGCTGGTACGCCAAGGCGCTTCGGCCCCTCGTCCTGCGGCCCGTTCCGGGCTACCTTGCCCTGGGCGCGCTGGGGGTCATTGGCATCGTGGCGGCCCCGCTGTTGGGCCAGTCGCTGCTACCCTCCTTCAAGGAACGCGATTTTCTGATGCACTGGCTTACCCAGCCCGGCACCTCCAACTCGGAGGAAGTCCGGGTCAGCCAGCTGGCCTGCAAGGAACTCATGACCATCCCGGGGGTGAACAACTGCGGGGCGCACACGGGACAGGCCTTTAACGCCGACGAAGTGGTGGGCGTCTACTTTGGTGAGAACTGGATCAGCGTCGACCCCGCCGTCCCGTATGACGAAACCCTCGCGGCAGTCCAGGAAGTTGTTGACGGCTACCCCGGCATCGTCCGGGACGTTCAGACGTACCTCAAGGAGCGCATCCGCGAGGTCCTGACCGGCACCGGTTACGCCGTCGTCATCCGGGTGTACGGTGACGATCTCGATACGCTGCGCAAGGAGGCTGACAAACTCAAGACCATCCTGGGCGGCATCGAGGGCGCGGTGGGTGCGAAGGTCGCTCTCCAGGCCAAAATTCCGCAGATCAACGTGGAAGTGAACCTGGAGGCGGCGAACCGCTACGGGCTTAAGCCCGGAGACGTGCGCCGGGCCGCGGCCACCCTGGTGGCAGGCGAAGAAGTCGGCGACATCTACCGGGACGGCAAGGCCTATGACGTCCAGGTGTGGAGCGCGCCGGAGACCCGGACCAGCGTCACCAGTATTGAGAACCTTCCGCTCGATACGCCGGGCGGCCAGAAGATCCGGTTGGCCGATGTGGCCACGATCTCGGTCAAGCCCACTCCGAACGTGATCGAGCGTTCGGAGGGATCCCGGCGGATCGACGTCAGCGCCAACGTCAAGGAAGGCGACCTGGCCAGGGTGGTCCAGAAGCTCGAGTCGGAGATGAAGTCAGTTGAGTTCCCGGTCGGTTACGAAGCCGTTGTCCTCGGTGAATATGCAGAGCGCCAGGCCGCCTCGCAGCGCCTACTGCTCTACGCGGTCGGCGCTGTGATCGTTGTCTTCCTGCTGCTCCAGGCCGCATTCCGCAGCTGGCGGCTGGCGATCCTGACGATCCTGACGCTGCCGGTGGCACTTGTGGGCGGCATCATTGCGGCTCATCTGAGCGGCGGTATTCTCTCGCTGGGGTCGCTGGTTGGCTTCCTGACCCTGATGGGGATCGCAGCCCGCAACGGAATTCTGCTCATCAACCACTGCCAGCACCTGGAAAAGTACGAGGGGATGCCCTTCGGGCGGGTCCTGGTGCTGCGCGGAGCTGCCGAGCGGTTGTCCCCGATCCTGATGACAACCCTAGCCACCGCCCTGGCGCTCGTGCCGCTGGTGGTCATGGGGAACATTCCGGGTCATGAGATTGAACATCCGATGGCGGTGGTGATCCTGGGCGGGCTCGTCACCTCCACGCTGGTCAACCTGTTCATTGTCCCCTCGCTGTACCTGCGCTTTGCCAAGAAGGGACCGGCCCGCCAGCGCGGGCCGCGCCAGCCTGAACCGGTCGCGGCGGTCTAG